The sequence AGGTAGAGGTAGCTCTTCTTGTCGCAGACCACCCGCACCCCGTCGATCTGGAACTCCCGGTCCTCGGGGCCGAGCTCGCTGTCGAACTCGAGCGCGTACGACATCCCCGAGCAGCCGCCGCCCTTCACGCCCATGCGGAGGAAGACATCCTCGCCCAGGTCCTGGGCCTGCTTCAGTTCCTTCACCTGCTTCACCGCCGCATCCGATACCTTCAGCGCCATGGTCTTCCGTGTCCTCCTGTATCGTTGTCTCTCACTTCACCGCCAGCGCCACCGGCACGTCGTCACCGCCGAGCTCGGCCAGCGACATCGTGTCCAGCAGGTCCGTGATCGCCGCCTGGAGCTTCCGCGCCGGCTTCCGGACCGTGCAGCGCGACGCCTGGGCGCAATCGCCGTGGTCCGTCATGCAGCTCACGCTCGCCAGCAACAGCTACTTTACTTAGGAACGTACAGTGGCAGCAGCCGGGGCCGTGCCGGTCGGCCTGGCACGGCCCGAGTCCCATCAGGCGGCCTTGACTTCGATCGTCCTCGGCATCGCGGCTCGCGGCGCGGGGACCCTCACTTCGAGCATGCCGTTCGCGGACTTCGCCTCCACTTGGGCGGCGTCGACACCCACGGGGAGCGCGAAGCTCCTCTGGAACGCACCGTACGCGACCTCGCGGACGAAGTAGTCCTTGCCTGTGGAATCGTGGTCGGCCTTGCGCTCACCCTTGACGGTGAGGACGTTGTCCATCAAGGAGACCGCGACATCCTTCGGCTCCACGCCCGCCAGGGCGAACTGCATGACGTAGACGCCGTCCTCGATCCGCCCCTCCACGGCGGGGAGCAATGGGGCACGCTGAGCGGCTTCGGCGCCGCCGAGGAACCTCTCGAACAGGTCGTCGCCGTCGTGGTGGAAATGGAACTGCCGGGTCGGGGACCAGCGAAGCATGGTGGTCATGGTGCTCTCCTCTCGCTTTTACATCCTTCTATTTCATATATATGTTATAGCGTGATATATACTAAGTCAAGCGGACCCATGGAATCCGGAGTAGCATGATTTCCTGCACGATCGCGTCCGCAAACTCGAAGACGTTGTGGACCAACTCCTCCTCGACCTTCTCGAACACCCCCTTGGCGGCACCTTCGCGGACCAGGTAGGAGACACGTGCGCCTTTCCCTGCTTGAGGAGGCGAAGCACGACGTTCGTGGGGGCCGTCAAAACGCGTACGACGCTGGCGCAGGCCCGGGTGAGCCCGGCGACCAGCGGCCATCGCACAGGCGAGGCGCTCGGGGTGGCGAAGAGCAAGGGCCCTGGGCGCGACGCTGCCGTGCGCCAGCGTGCCGATCTCGCTCATTCGACTCCCGCGCGCCGATGGTACCCTCCCCGTTCGCTCGTCGTACACTGGGTACGAAGGTCGCCGGTGGCGACCGGAAGAACCACCCCCGTGATGAAGGACGACCTGAAGCTCCCCGATCCGGCCAGCGTCGGCATGGGCCGGTGGACGGTGACCCCGTGATCCGGCGGTTCGTCGTCCTCGGCGCGACGGGGGACCTCGCGTCCCGGCAGCTCCTGCCTGCGCTCGCCCGCCTCCACGAGGCCGACAAGCTCCCCGCCGAGCTGAGGATTGTGGGGGCG comes from Candidatus Methylomirabilota bacterium and encodes:
- a CDS encoding iron-sulfur cluster assembly accessory protein; protein product: MALKVSDAAVKQVKELKQAQDLGEDVFLRMGVKGGGCSGMSYALEFDSELGPEDREFQIDGVRVVCDKKSYLYLNETTLDYVQQGLTGGFTFVNPNAKSSCGCGTSFSA
- a CDS encoding Hsp20/alpha crystallin family protein translates to MTTMLRWSPTRQFHFHHDGDDLFERFLGGAEAAQRAPLLPAVEGRIEDGVYVMQFALAGVEPKDVAVSLMDNVLTVKGERKADHDSTGKDYFVREVAYGAFQRSFALPVGVDAAQVEAKSANGMLEVRVPAPRAAMPRTIEVKAA